In Trichoderma asperellum chromosome 1, complete sequence, a single window of DNA contains:
- a CDS encoding uncharacterized protein (TransMembrane:11 (o128-152i164-184o196-223i257-280o286-304i357-381o401-425i456-473o479-502i523-540o546-567i)~EggNog:ENOG41), which translates to MSSTPDPEKAKGSPTSPALSIHSSSDTITTAHSEEHDYNNEKKTARDHITENEPELHHDSLVPTVSLATAAQPPATEQEAARSRSRASTTRSKTLNIIPRSQRRGLLSRFAVVPEVESPYDYKNSTKWGITLTIALATAAAPLGSSIFYPALPEMTRKLNTTEDIANLSVALYMISMSIFPLWWSSFSEQFGRRSIYIISFALFLIFAIVSAVSTSIAMLIVFRIFTGGASASVQAVGAGTIADIWESHERGRAMGIFYLGPLLAPLIAPIVGGALAQGFGWKATMWFLAIYGLVILAMLIFLLPETLARKKQEEAIADAEPTAGSIRRMTTRESAKVHTKKLAASAKRIFIDPLSVLLFLRFPPVFITVFTAAIAFGALFISNISIQQKFSQPPYNYSQIIVGLLYLPAGLGYFVASIFGGRWIDRIMTKQAIKANRYDENGKLIYLPEDRFRENMWLANTVYPLGLLMYGWTLNYGVIFIVPAIGSFFFGAASMLVFSAATTMLTEFVRKKSSAGVAVNNFVRNILSCVGVIVAAPWINAIGVGWVFTAVSLFCMVAGYIGIWTLRRNAARWRKDMDEAMKDM; encoded by the exons ATGTCTTCAACTCCTGATCCAGAAAAGGCCAAAGGCTCACCAACTTCCCCCGCTCTGTCTATCCACTCCTCCAGCgacaccatcaccaccgcaCATTCAGAAGAGCACGACTACAACAACGAAAAGAAGACTGCGCGGGATCACATCACCGAAAATGAGCCGGAACTTCACCATGACTCTCTCGTACCAACAGTTAGCCTTGCAACAGCAGCGCAACCCCCAGCAACTGAACAGGAAGCTGCCCGATCACGATCCCGTGCTTCAACCACCCGGTCAAAGACTCTCAACATCATTCCTCGCTCTCAGCGACGTGGACTATTAAGTCGCTTCGCGGTTGTCCCTGAAGTTGAGAGTCCATATGATTATAAAAACTCGACTAAATGGGGCATCACTTTGACTATCGCTCTCGCCACCGCCGCAGCTCCCCTAGGCTCTTCCATCTTTTACC ctgctcttcctgAAATGACTAGAAAGCTCAACACCACCGAAGACATTGCCAACCTCTCTGTCGCCCTCTACATGATCTCCATGTCCATCTTCCCTCTCTGGTGGTCCTCCTTCTCTGAGCAATTCGGCCGCCGCTCCATCTACATCATCTCCTTcgccctcttcctcatcttcgccaTTGTCTCCGCCGTATCCACCAGCATCGCTATGCTAATCGTCTTCCGTATCTTTACCGGCGGTGCTTCCGCCTCCGTGCAGGCCGTCGGCGCAGGCACCATTGCCGATATCTGGGAGTCGCATGAGCGAGGTCGCGCCATGGGCATCTTTTACCTGGGGCCGCTGCTCGCGCCTCTGATTGCGCCGATTGTGGGAGGAGCTTTGGCCCAAGGGTTTGGCTGGAAGGCCACGATGTGGTTTCTCGCCATCTACGGACTGGTCATCTTGGCTATGCTAATCTTTCTCCTGCCCGAGACGTTGGCACGCAAGAAACAGGAAGAGGCCATCGCCGACGCTGAACCAACCGCTGGATCCATCCGCCGCATGACGACCAGGGAATCTGCCAAGGTCCACACCAAGAAACTTGCCGCAAGCGCCAAGCGCATCTTCATCGACCCCCTCAGCgtgctgctcttcctccgcTTCCCCCCCGTCTTCATTACCGTCTTcaccgccgccatcgccTTTGGGgcgctcttcatctccaacatTTCCATCCAGCAAAAGttttctcagcctccttaCAACTACAGCCAGATCATCGTCGGTCTGCTCTACCTCCCCGCCGGTCTGGGCTATTTTGTAGCttccatctttggcggcagaTGGATCGACAGAATCATGACCAAGCAGGCCATCAAGGCAAATCGCTATGATGAAAATGGAAAACTCATTTACTTGCCAGAGGACCGCTTCCGAGAGAACATGTGGCTGGCCAACACCGTGTATCCTCTCGGGTTGCTGATGTACGGATGGACACTCAATTATGgagtcatcttcatcgtcccTGCTATCGgaagcttcttttttggagCTGCGTCTATGCTTGTTTTT TCTGCTGCCACCACGATGCTCACCGAATTCGTCCGCAAGAAGAGTTCCGCCGGCGTTGCCGTCAACAATTTTGTCCGCAATATCCTTAGCTGCGTCGGCGTCATCGTCGCAGCTCCATGGATTAATGCCATTGGCGTGGGTTGGGTGTTTACTGCTGTGTCTTTGTTTTGTATGGTTGCTGGTTATATTGGTATTTGGACACTGAGAAGGAATGCCGCTCGGTGGAGGAAAGACATGGACGAGGCGATGAAGGATATGTAG